Proteins from one Streptomyces sp. NBC_00289 genomic window:
- a CDS encoding DUF397 domain-containing protein gives MITRDSWQKSSFSGGGQGDACVEVAHRPTHISIRDSKAPTRATLTVPAGAFAAFVNGVKGYSTVTDFARLRG, from the coding sequence ATGATCACTCGCGACTCCTGGCAGAAGTCGTCGTTCTCCGGCGGCGGTCAGGGCGATGCCTGCGTGGAGGTCGCACACCGCCCCACGCACATATCCATCCGCGACTCAAAGGCTCCGACCCGAGCCACCCTCACCGTCCCGGCCGGAGCCTTCGCAGCGTTCGTGAACGGCGTGAAGGGCTACTCCACCGTCACCGACTTCGCCAGGTTGCGCGGCTGA
- a CDS encoding serine/threonine-protein kinase yields MSSNGGAPYRPDEPTSFELQPPGAPAAVPHPGNPYAAPTQVVSGQQVAQEPGAGRLIAGRYRLLDKIGHGGMGTVWRAKDETMDREVAVKEPRLPDHLPERERANAFERMRREARAAARLDHPAVVNVHDVAVLDGQPWIVMELVRGRSLGAALQEGTIGAREAAKIGLEVLGALEAAHAAGILHRDVKPDNVLLGHNDRIVLTDFGIAQIEGETNLTDTGGFVGSPEFIAPERVLGQRPGPASDLWSLGVVLYTATEGVSPFRRTNTPATLQSVLNATPAPPNAARGPLADAINGLLNKDPAHRPNTEQVRRLLEQAARPPEPAPTRIAPIAEPAGRQIRLGRKGWIGIGAAVVAAAVVAALLVTGNPFAGPLPDGWKTENATALGAKLAVPDGYRKSVPKADAAEDEHWVQYTDLSGTLWISLTLAKRAENTSGEIAASAAAEMYDDDASYKESGSYNIDMDSDPAPRSKPEPTTYRDRKAALNTVVYETTDSQHPRPREMQVLYYKTRSGDMYKLMIGYPGKGDFTERGREVAKTAIANLDITRL; encoded by the coding sequence ATGAGCAGCAACGGGGGAGCGCCTTACCGGCCCGACGAGCCGACAAGTTTTGAGCTGCAACCGCCGGGTGCGCCGGCCGCCGTGCCACACCCCGGGAATCCGTACGCCGCGCCCACTCAGGTCGTTTCCGGGCAGCAGGTGGCGCAGGAGCCCGGTGCCGGTCGGCTCATCGCCGGGCGGTACCGGCTGCTCGACAAGATCGGTCACGGCGGCATGGGCACCGTGTGGCGGGCGAAGGACGAGACGATGGACCGGGAGGTCGCCGTCAAGGAGCCCCGCCTGCCGGACCATCTTCCCGAACGCGAACGTGCCAACGCCTTTGAGCGGATGCGCCGCGAGGCGCGAGCCGCGGCCCGGCTCGACCACCCGGCGGTCGTGAACGTGCACGATGTCGCGGTCCTGGACGGGCAGCCGTGGATCGTGATGGAGCTCGTGCGGGGACGTTCGCTCGGCGCCGCGCTCCAGGAGGGCACGATCGGGGCGCGTGAAGCGGCGAAAATCGGCCTTGAGGTGCTCGGCGCACTGGAGGCCGCGCACGCGGCGGGCATCCTGCACCGCGACGTCAAGCCCGACAACGTGCTGCTCGGCCACAACGACCGGATCGTCCTCACCGACTTCGGCATCGCCCAGATCGAGGGCGAGACGAACCTGACGGACACCGGCGGCTTCGTCGGCTCGCCAGAATTCATCGCGCCCGAGCGGGTGTTGGGTCAGCGTCCCGGGCCGGCCTCGGACCTCTGGTCGCTGGGCGTGGTCCTGTACACGGCCACGGAGGGCGTGTCGCCGTTCCGCCGCACCAACACGCCCGCGACCCTCCAGTCCGTCCTCAACGCCACGCCGGCCCCGCCCAACGCGGCCAGGGGCCCGCTCGCCGACGCCATCAACGGCCTCCTGAACAAGGATCCGGCCCACCGCCCGAACACCGAGCAGGTTCGCCGACTGCTGGAGCAGGCCGCGCGACCGCCGGAGCCCGCGCCCACCCGGATCGCCCCGATCGCGGAGCCGGCCGGCAGGCAGATCCGCCTCGGCCGCAAGGGGTGGATCGGGATCGGGGCGGCGGTCGTCGCGGCGGCCGTGGTGGCGGCCCTCCTGGTGACCGGGAACCCGTTCGCGGGGCCCTTGCCGGACGGCTGGAAGACGGAGAACGCGACGGCGCTGGGCGCGAAGCTGGCCGTACCGGACGGCTACAGGAAGTCGGTGCCCAAGGCCGACGCCGCCGAGGACGAACACTGGGTCCAGTACACCGATCTGAGCGGCACCCTCTGGATCAGCCTCACCCTGGCCAAGAGGGCCGAGAACACCAGCGGCGAGATCGCCGCTTCGGCTGCGGCCGAGATGTACGACGACGACGCGAGCTACAAGGAGAGCGGCAGCTACAACATCGACATGGACTCCGATCCCGCTCCCAGAAGCAAACCCGAGCCGACGACGTACCGGGACCGGAAGGCGGCCCTCAACACCGTGGTCTACGAGACCACGGACTCCCAGCATCCGCGTCCCCGTGAGATGCAGGTCCTCTACTACAAGACCAGGTCAGGCGACATGTACAAACTCATGATCGGCTACCCGGGCAAGGGCGACTTCACCGAGCGCGGCCGTGAGGTCGCGAAGACGGCCATCGCGAATTTGGACATCACCAGGCTGTGA
- a CDS encoding hydrophobic protein — translation MVPLLLVLLLALVLFGAGFALKALWWIAVIVLVVWALGFVVRPAGGGGRRGRWYRW, via the coding sequence ATGGTTCCCCTGCTTCTGGTTCTTCTGCTGGCTCTTGTTCTTTTCGGTGCGGGATTCGCACTGAAGGCGCTGTGGTGGATAGCGGTCATCGTGCTCGTGGTGTGGGCGCTGGGCTTCGTGGTCCGTCCGGCGGGAGGTGGCGGCCGTCGTGGCCGCTGGTACCGCTGGTGA
- a CDS encoding DUF397 domain-containing protein: MTTRDNWRKSSYSDGGDGNDCVEVAASPTHVAVRDTKAPARAVLTVPAGAFAAFVNGVKGYSTVTDFARLRG; encoded by the coding sequence GTGACCACCCGCGACAACTGGCGGAAGTCGTCCTACTCCGACGGCGGCGACGGCAACGACTGCGTGGAGGTCGCGGCCTCGCCCACGCACGTCGCCGTACGAGACACGAAAGCCCCGGCCCGAGCCGTCCTCACCGTCCCGGCCGGAGCCTTCGCAGCGTTCGTGAACGGCGTGAAGGGCTACTCCACCGTCACCGACTTCGCCAGGTTGCGCGGCTGA
- a CDS encoding NAD(P)H-hydrate dehydratase has translation MRTAFSVETVRTAERELMARLPEGALMQRAAAGLAAASADLLGRVYGARVVLLVGSGDNGGDALYAGARLARRGAGVTAVLLAPERAHAGGLAALRRAGGGTIAPAFAGHQTAHRATQAGQAEELIARADLVLDGIVGIGGKGGLRPDAVPLAAAAERSRAAVIAVDLPSGVDADTGEVRGTAVRADLTVTFGAHKPGLLIDPAREYAGSVRLVDIGLELPAEPELEALQHADVAALLPLPGAESDKYRRGVVGIAAGSARYPGAAVLAVSGALRGGAGAVRYVGPAADAVIARFPETLVSDRGPRKAGRVQAWVVGPGAGDDAETVAEVLASDVPVLIDADGLRLADRDAVRARTAPTLMTPHAGEAAALLGVAREEVEGARLSSARELAGRYAATVLLKGSTTLVADAGGGAARVNATGTSWLATAGSGDVLSGLAGSLLAAGLPALDAGSAAAYLHGLAGRFASDGAPVGAHDVAAAIPGAWRDVRD, from the coding sequence ATGCGTACCGCATTCAGCGTGGAGACGGTCCGAACAGCCGAACGCGAGCTGATGGCGCGACTGCCCGAAGGCGCCCTCATGCAACGGGCCGCGGCGGGACTCGCCGCCGCGAGCGCGGACCTGCTCGGCCGGGTCTACGGCGCCCGGGTCGTGCTCCTGGTCGGCAGCGGGGACAACGGTGGGGACGCCCTGTACGCCGGGGCCCGGCTGGCCCGGCGCGGGGCCGGCGTCACGGCGGTGCTGCTGGCACCGGAGCGGGCCCACGCCGGCGGCCTGGCCGCGCTGCGCCGGGCCGGTGGCGGCACGATCGCCCCCGCCTTCGCCGGACATCAGACCGCACACCGGGCGACACAGGCCGGCCAGGCCGAGGAACTGATCGCCCGCGCCGACCTCGTCCTCGACGGCATCGTCGGGATCGGTGGCAAGGGAGGACTGCGGCCGGACGCCGTCCCGTTGGCCGCCGCCGCCGAACGCTCCCGGGCCGCCGTCATCGCCGTCGACCTGCCGAGCGGAGTGGACGCCGACACCGGCGAGGTGCGCGGCACGGCCGTCCGGGCCGATCTGACCGTCACCTTCGGGGCGCACAAGCCGGGCCTGCTGATCGATCCCGCGCGCGAGTACGCCGGCTCGGTGCGGCTCGTCGACATCGGGCTGGAGCTGCCCGCCGAACCCGAGCTGGAGGCCCTCCAGCACGCGGACGTGGCCGCGCTGCTGCCCCTGCCGGGCGCCGAGAGCGACAAGTACCGGCGTGGGGTCGTCGGAATCGCCGCCGGATCGGCGCGTTACCCGGGTGCGGCCGTGCTCGCCGTGTCGGGTGCCCTGCGCGGCGGGGCCGGGGCCGTGCGGTACGTCGGGCCCGCGGCGGACGCGGTGATCGCCCGCTTCCCCGAGACCCTCGTCTCCGACCGGGGGCCGCGGAAGGCGGGGCGGGTGCAGGCCTGGGTCGTCGGACCGGGGGCGGGGGACGACGCGGAGACCGTGGCGGAGGTCCTGGCCTCCGACGTGCCGGTGCTGATCGACGCGGACGGGCTGCGGCTGGCCGACCGGGACGCCGTACGGGCGCGTACGGCCCCGACGCTGATGACCCCGCACGCGGGGGAGGCGGCCGCGCTGCTCGGCGTGGCGCGGGAGGAGGTCGAGGGGGCGCGGCTCTCCTCGGCGCGGGAGCTGGCGGGGCGGTATGCGGCGACCGTGCTGCTGAAGGGCTCGACGACCCTGGTGGCCGACGCCGGGGGCGGCGCGGCGCGGGTGAACGCGACCGGGACGTCCTGGCTGGCCACGGCCGGCAGCGGGGACGTGCTGTCGGGGCTCGCCGGGTCGCTGCTGGCGGCGGGTCTTCCGGCGCTGGACGCGGGGAGCGCGGCGGCGTATCTGCACGGGCTGGCCGGAAGGTTCGCCTCGGACGGGGCGCCGGTCGGGGCGCACGACGTGGCGGCGGCGATTCCCGGGGCCTGGCGCGACGTGCGGGACTGA
- the glmS gene encoding glutamine--fructose-6-phosphate transaminase (isomerizing) — protein MCGIVGYVGSQSALDVVMAGLKRLEYRGYDSAGVAVPADGGLAAAKKAGKLVNLEKELVDRPLPAGTTGIGHTRWATHGGPTDANAHPHLDNAGRVAVVHNGIIENFAALRAELAERGHELASETDTEVVAHLLAEEFSSCADLAESMRLVCRRLDGAFTLVAVHADEPDVVVGARRNSPLVVGVGDGEAFLASDVAAFIAHTRSAIELGQDQVVELRRDGVTVTGFDGRPADVRSYHVDWDASAAEKGGYDYFMLKEIAEQPKAVADTLLGRIDASGSLTLDEVRISAAELRELDKVVIVACGTAFHAGMIAKYAIEHWTRIPCEVELASEFRYRDPILDQQSLVIAISQSGETMDTLMALRHAREQGSKVLAICNTNGSTIPRESDAVLYTHAGPEVAVASTKAFLTQLVACYLVALYLGQVRGTKWGDEIGAVIRDLSHISGEVDRVLETMEPVRALARSLADKNTVLFLGRHVGYPVALEGALKLKELAYMHAEGFAAGELKHGPIALIEEDLPVVVVVPSPRGRSVLHDKIVSNIQEIRARGARTIVIAEEGDEAVVPYADHLIRIPVTPTLLQPLVATVPLQVFACELATARGNEVDQPRNLAKSVTVE, from the coding sequence ATGTGCGGAATCGTGGGATACGTGGGGTCGCAGTCGGCGCTCGATGTCGTGATGGCCGGACTGAAGCGACTGGAGTACCGGGGGTACGACTCGGCAGGCGTCGCCGTGCCGGCGGACGGCGGGCTGGCGGCGGCGAAGAAGGCCGGGAAGCTGGTCAACCTGGAGAAGGAGCTGGTCGACCGGCCGTTGCCGGCGGGGACCACCGGAATCGGGCACACGCGGTGGGCCACGCACGGCGGGCCCACCGACGCCAACGCCCATCCGCATCTCGACAACGCGGGGCGCGTCGCCGTCGTGCACAACGGCATCATCGAGAACTTCGCCGCGCTGCGGGCCGAGTTGGCGGAGCGCGGGCACGAGCTGGCCTCCGAGACCGACACCGAGGTCGTCGCGCACCTGCTCGCGGAGGAGTTCTCCTCCTGCGCCGACCTCGCGGAGTCGATGCGGCTCGTGTGCCGGCGGCTGGACGGCGCGTTCACGCTGGTCGCCGTGCACGCCGACGAGCCCGACGTGGTGGTCGGAGCGCGGCGGAACTCGCCGCTCGTGGTCGGTGTCGGTGACGGCGAGGCCTTTCTCGCCTCCGACGTCGCCGCGTTCATCGCCCACACGCGCTCGGCGATCGAGCTGGGTCAGGACCAGGTCGTGGAGCTACGGCGGGACGGTGTGACCGTCACCGGCTTCGACGGGCGTCCGGCGGACGTCCGGTCGTACCACGTCGACTGGGACGCCTCGGCCGCCGAGAAGGGAGGCTACGACTACTTCATGCTCAAGGAGATCGCCGAGCAGCCCAAGGCGGTCGCCGACACCCTGCTGGGCCGCATCGACGCGTCCGGTTCGCTCACGCTCGACGAGGTCCGCATCTCCGCCGCCGAACTGCGCGAGCTGGACAAGGTCGTCATCGTCGCCTGCGGTACGGCCTTCCACGCCGGCATGATCGCCAAGTACGCCATCGAGCACTGGACCCGCATCCCGTGCGAGGTCGAGCTGGCCAGCGAGTTCCGGTACCGCGACCCGATCCTCGACCAGCAGAGCCTGGTGATCGCCATCTCCCAGTCCGGCGAGACCATGGACACCCTCATGGCGCTACGGCACGCCCGCGAGCAGGGCTCCAAGGTGCTGGCGATCTGCAACACCAACGGCTCCACCATCCCGCGCGAGTCGGACGCGGTGCTGTACACCCACGCCGGACCCGAGGTCGCCGTCGCCTCGACGAAGGCGTTCCTCACCCAGCTCGTGGCCTGCTATCTGGTCGCCCTGTACCTCGGCCAGGTGCGCGGCACCAAGTGGGGCGACGAGATCGGCGCCGTCATCCGCGACCTCTCCCACATCTCCGGCGAGGTCGACCGGGTCCTGGAGACCATGGAGCCGGTCCGTGCCCTGGCGCGCTCGCTCGCGGACAAGAACACGGTGCTGTTCCTCGGCCGGCACGTCGGCTATCCGGTCGCCCTGGAAGGCGCCCTGAAGCTCAAGGAACTCGCCTACATGCACGCCGAGGGCTTCGCGGCGGGCGAGTTGAAGCACGGGCCGATCGCCCTGATCGAGGAGGATCTGCCGGTGGTGGTCGTGGTGCCGTCCCCGCGCGGGCGGTCCGTCCTCCACGACAAGATCGTGTCCAACATCCAGGAGATCCGGGCCCGGGGCGCGCGGACCATCGTCATCGCGGAGGAGGGCGACGAGGCGGTCGTGCCGTACGCCGACCATCTGATCCGCATCCCGGTCACGCCGACGTTGCTCCAGCCGCTCGTCGCCACGGTGCCCTTGCAGGTCTTCGCCTGCGAGCTGGCCACCGCCCGGGGCAACGAGGTGGATCAGCCGCGCAACCTGGCGAAGTCGGTGACGGTGGAGTAG
- a CDS encoding holo-ACP synthase, whose amino-acid sequence MSIIGVGIDVAEIDRFAASLERTPGLAQRLFLESELLLPGGERRGIASLAARFAAKEAVAKALGAPAGLHWTDAEVYVEDSGRPRLRVTGTVAARAAELGVVSWHLSLSHDAGVASAVVVAEG is encoded by the coding sequence ATGAGCATCATCGGGGTCGGTATCGACGTGGCCGAGATCGACCGGTTCGCGGCGTCGCTGGAACGCACGCCCGGGCTGGCCCAACGGTTGTTCCTGGAGAGTGAATTGCTGCTGCCCGGCGGAGAACGCCGTGGTATCGCCTCGCTCGCCGCCCGCTTCGCCGCGAAGGAGGCCGTGGCCAAGGCCCTCGGTGCCCCGGCCGGCCTGCACTGGACGGACGCGGAGGTCTACGTCGAGGACTCCGGCCGCCCGCGCCTGCGCGTGACGGGCACGGTGGCCGCGCGGGCCGCCGAACTGGGGGTCGTCTCCTGGCACCTGTCACTCAGTCATGACGCGGGGGTCGCGTCGGCGGTGGTGGTGGCGGAGGGGTGA
- a CDS encoding RICIN domain-containing protein, producing MADVLRLGGPAMATTAQDGLNQPADKLHALADRQYWEKTPLATAYTADRDAAGKELDALHALRDTWKKPLDGLTNPAGFTDTDFHWPPGSPGDGKEDFYSQTGLSKWVAERFWKDEDDFYEDPTPRADEQTVKAVKDLGTPLYGKDPDPSLPTDEWNRALAERDGFQYLSDWSLEPTGADNARIFLASGGFPRTAPQPGTAEYRIAVEDLKTRFASCAWRDPMDPDKVLGDVSSTAAAEWQQEITSQATQRNQILSANKDATKALAAGSKTLGDLLGQSWTADHLTRWQDYWSAGGVGYVGDSPAVIEVPAASGKCLDVAGGAKTNGTAVQIYTCNGGAAQKWEVYGDDKGLHLRNPNSAKCLEVAGNNSANGTKIQIYTCNSTPAQTWEYNLRAATTLKNVGTGKCVDLAKYDNGQDTRLLTCAGTGPQKYTIKPAGHTGTVPPAAQFTKAKAGVASAQAAAKSQLTALKAQLTAAQKAATSSDTAEQAAYGIADANGAPRGRGLLVGQQKAQVTKGSVAALTAMVKAGETAEAATRAAAADSETISQRALAQAAQAKAEFRKKAAETAELQAKAAADAAKVHRDNAKKDKETAEAKLAVALKAEGDAKSAAADAHAKRLAAEAEEATAKAEKETAAAKQAEANEHKQNAQAEATKAKDAKDKAEASEKTAESRRDDAVTARDNAKDKRDDAWDAEQKADASRAKADAKDAYADSLDSGEAADAARAAANEADQHADDAEAAAGRARDEADAATQAAAEADAAATRAEAAAKRARSDADAAQAAKLKADAAVKTATSAAADAIKAAAHAADEAKTAVKLADEAEALAKTAMADADEANKEAGKALAASAKAAGFAHVTAQAAVDAANSAEQVAKPANDAIQLGSPYVDTDSAAGLVVLTGQASKTIAEQQKAVADAHAKNAQEEAAAAKALADQAVGDAKEAYQHAANAAGYAADARGYAKEALGYAADAAQAASKASSSLARTKEYDRQATEDAAAADKAAGRAEGYAADARSSADQAALDAEAARTAASEAEQAAKDARAAADRADAAATEAEEAAKDAAKYAKEAQEAADRTEREEANKDASQGTGTGIPGVFAVPDESTVEIVSSKQIGTCPAMPEAAFQGCNAKYDLVVSYEADFYLCTDDQAQATADGCPKSAWQFLQRSTLKNIKIDGWTHLFSGKDIVRAGWQSLFGDVAGSILFSFFAEDLMDCWHGDKTACAWSLATYVPVEGLLAPLSRAVKALDAAARTGIDFEDAFKALRALDGLSETAKVGIGLKALDKFVKTCTRIARTPLSAGVSASASACPLKLIAYNSDEMSHLAYKYRVENGYFGADHNVAVARVPGWNDPKTGDYVVANSKFSGHSETEILDQLKEKGVDPKKITALYTERQPCNDCAGALEKALKEGTVITYSVPYTVEIASYSKSLLASYVKRANGGRLTRSATSDQETEARKRD from the coding sequence ATGGCCGACGTCCTGCGCCTGGGCGGGCCCGCGATGGCCACCACCGCGCAGGACGGCCTCAACCAGCCCGCGGACAAGCTGCACGCCCTCGCCGACCGCCAGTACTGGGAGAAGACGCCGCTCGCGACCGCGTACACGGCGGACCGCGACGCGGCGGGCAAGGAACTCGACGCTCTCCACGCCCTGCGCGACACCTGGAAGAAGCCGCTCGACGGACTGACGAATCCCGCCGGCTTCACCGACACCGACTTCCACTGGCCCCCGGGCTCGCCGGGTGACGGCAAGGAGGACTTCTACTCCCAGACCGGGCTGTCCAAGTGGGTCGCCGAGCGGTTCTGGAAGGACGAGGACGACTTCTACGAGGACCCCACCCCCAGGGCTGACGAGCAGACGGTCAAGGCCGTCAAGGACCTCGGTACGCCGCTGTACGGCAAGGACCCTGACCCGAGCCTGCCCACGGACGAGTGGAACCGTGCGCTGGCCGAGCGCGACGGGTTCCAGTACCTGTCGGACTGGTCCCTGGAGCCCACCGGCGCGGACAACGCCCGTATCTTCCTGGCGTCCGGAGGGTTCCCCCGTACCGCCCCGCAGCCGGGCACAGCCGAGTACCGCATCGCGGTCGAGGACCTGAAGACCCGGTTCGCGTCCTGCGCTTGGCGTGACCCGATGGACCCGGACAAGGTGCTGGGCGACGTCTCCTCGACCGCCGCCGCCGAGTGGCAGCAGGAGATCACCTCCCAGGCCACCCAGCGCAACCAGATCCTGAGCGCGAACAAGGACGCCACCAAGGCCCTCGCCGCCGGCTCGAAGACCCTCGGCGACCTGCTGGGTCAGTCGTGGACCGCCGACCACCTCACCCGCTGGCAGGACTACTGGTCCGCGGGTGGCGTCGGCTACGTCGGTGACTCGCCCGCCGTGATCGAGGTACCGGCCGCGTCGGGCAAGTGCCTGGACGTCGCGGGCGGCGCCAAGACCAACGGCACCGCGGTGCAGATCTACACCTGCAACGGCGGCGCGGCCCAGAAGTGGGAGGTCTACGGCGACGACAAGGGCCTGCACCTGCGCAACCCCAACTCCGCGAAGTGCCTCGAAGTCGCCGGGAACAACTCGGCGAACGGCACGAAGATCCAGATCTACACGTGCAACAGCACCCCCGCGCAGACGTGGGAGTACAACCTGCGCGCCGCGACGACCCTGAAGAACGTCGGCACCGGCAAGTGCGTCGACCTGGCCAAGTACGACAACGGCCAGGACACACGGCTGTTGACGTGCGCGGGCACCGGCCCGCAGAAGTACACGATCAAGCCGGCCGGCCACACCGGCACGGTTCCCCCCGCGGCCCAGTTCACCAAGGCCAAGGCCGGCGTCGCGTCCGCCCAGGCGGCGGCCAAGAGCCAGCTCACCGCCCTCAAGGCGCAGCTCACCGCCGCGCAGAAGGCCGCCACCTCTTCGGACACCGCCGAGCAGGCTGCGTACGGCATCGCGGACGCCAACGGCGCCCCCCGCGGCCGTGGTCTGCTGGTCGGCCAGCAGAAGGCACAGGTCACCAAGGGCAGCGTGGCAGCCCTCACGGCGATGGTGAAGGCAGGCGAAACCGCCGAGGCCGCCACCCGCGCCGCCGCCGCCGACAGCGAGACCATCTCGCAGCGCGCGCTCGCCCAGGCCGCGCAGGCGAAGGCCGAGTTCCGCAAGAAGGCCGCCGAGACGGCCGAGTTGCAGGCCAAGGCCGCGGCCGACGCCGCGAAGGTCCACCGCGACAACGCGAAGAAGGACAAGGAGACCGCCGAGGCCAAGCTCGCCGTGGCGCTGAAGGCCGAGGGCGACGCCAAGTCGGCCGCCGCCGACGCGCACGCCAAGCGGCTCGCGGCCGAGGCCGAGGAGGCGACGGCCAAGGCCGAGAAGGAGACCGCCGCGGCCAAGCAGGCCGAGGCCAACGAGCACAAACAGAACGCCCAGGCGGAAGCCACCAAGGCGAAGGACGCCAAGGACAAGGCCGAAGCCTCCGAGAAGACCGCCGAGAGCAGGCGGGACGACGCGGTCACCGCACGCGACAACGCCAAGGACAAGCGGGACGACGCGTGGGACGCCGAGCAGAAGGCCGACGCCTCCCGTGCCAAGGCCGACGCGAAGGACGCCTACGCCGACTCGCTGGACTCCGGTGAGGCGGCCGACGCCGCCCGCGCCGCCGCCAACGAGGCGGACCAGCACGCGGACGACGCGGAAGCGGCCGCCGGCCGTGCCCGCGACGAGGCCGACGCCGCGACCCAGGCCGCGGCCGAGGCCGACGCGGCGGCCACCCGCGCCGAAGCCGCCGCCAAGCGGGCCCGCTCCGACGCGGACGCCGCACAGGCCGCGAAGCTGAAGGCCGACGCCGCGGTGAAGACCGCGACCAGCGCCGCGGCGGACGCCATCAAGGCCGCGGCGCACGCCGCCGACGAGGCCAAGACGGCGGTCAAACTGGCCGACGAGGCGGAGGCACTCGCCAAGACCGCCATGGCCGACGCGGACGAGGCGAACAAGGAGGCCGGCAAGGCGCTGGCCGCCTCGGCGAAGGCCGCGGGCTTCGCCCACGTCACCGCGCAGGCGGCCGTGGACGCCGCCAACTCCGCCGAACAGGTCGCCAAGCCGGCCAACGACGCGATCCAGCTCGGCTCCCCGTACGTCGACACGGACTCGGCCGCCGGCCTGGTCGTGCTGACCGGCCAGGCGTCGAAGACGATCGCCGAGCAGCAGAAGGCCGTCGCCGACGCGCACGCCAAGAACGCGCAGGAGGAGGCGGCCGCCGCCAAGGCCCTCGCCGACCAGGCGGTGGGCGACGCGAAGGAGGCGTACCAGCACGCGGCCAACGCCGCCGGCTACGCGGCGGACGCCCGCGGCTACGCGAAGGAGGCCCTCGGCTACGCGGCCGACGCCGCGCAGGCCGCCTCCAAGGCCTCGTCCTCACTGGCCCGCACGAAGGAGTACGACCGCCAGGCCACGGAGGACGCGGCAGCAGCCGACAAGGCGGCCGGCCGTGCCGAGGGTTACGCGGCGGACGCCCGCTCCTCGGCCGACCAGGCAGCCCTGGACGCCGAAGCGGCCCGCACGGCCGCGAGCGAGGCCGAACAGGCCGCGAAGGACGCCCGAGCGGCAGCCGACCGCGCGGACGCGGCGGCCACCGAGGCGGAGGAGGCGGCAAAGGACGCCGCCAAGTACGCCAAGGAGGCCCAGGAGGCGGCTGACCGCACCGAACGGGAGGAAGCCAACAAGGACGCGTCCCAGGGAACCGGTACGGGCATTCCCGGTGTGTTCGCCGTTCCGGACGAGTCCACCGTCGAGATCGTCAGCAGCAAGCAGATCGGCACCTGCCCGGCGATGCCGGAAGCCGCCTTCCAGGGCTGCAACGCGAAGTACGACCTGGTCGTCAGCTACGAGGCCGACTTCTACCTGTGCACCGACGACCAGGCCCAGGCCACGGCCGACGGGTGCCCGAAGTCGGCGTGGCAGTTCCTCCAGCGGTCGACGCTGAAGAACATCAAGATCGACGGCTGGACGCACCTGTTCTCCGGCAAGGACATCGTCCGCGCCGGATGGCAGAGCCTCTTCGGCGATGTGGCCGGATCGATCCTGTTCTCCTTCTTCGCCGAAGACCTGATGGACTGCTGGCACGGCGACAAGACCGCCTGCGCCTGGAGCCTCGCCACGTACGTTCCGGTCGAAGGCCTGCTCGCCCCGCTCTCACGCGCTGTCAAGGCGCTCGACGCCGCCGCCAGGACAGGCATCGACTTCGAGGACGCCTTCAAGGCACTACGTGCCCTTGACGGGTTGTCCGAGACAGCCAAGGTCGGCATCGGTCTCAAGGCTCTCGACAAGTTCGTCAAGACATGTACCAGGATCGCGCGTACACCCCTTTCCGCCGGAGTCTCAGCGTCCGCAAGCGCGTGCCCGCTGAAGCTGATCGCCTACAACAGCGACGAGATGAGCCACCTCGCGTACAAGTACCGGGTGGAGAACGGGTACTTCGGCGCGGATCACAACGTGGCCGTGGCGAGGGTGCCGGGCTGGAATGACCCCAAGACCGGTGACTACGTGGTTGCCAACAGCAAGTTCAGCGGCCACTCCGAGACGGAGATCCTCGACCAGCTGAAGGAAAAGGGCGTCGACCCCAAGAAGATCACCGCTCTGTACACCGAACGGCAGCCGTGCAATGACTGTGCCGGTGCTCTTGAAAAGGCTCTCAAGGAAGGGACCGTGATCACCTACTCCGTCCCCTACACGGTTGAGATCGCCTCCTATTCGAAGAGCCTTCTCGCGAGCTATGTCAAGCGGGCCAACGGCGGACGGTTGACTCGTTCCGCGACAAGCGACCAAGAGACTGAGGCACGGAAGCGTGACTGA